In one Dermatophilaceae bacterium Sec6.4 genomic region, the following are encoded:
- the kdpA gene encoding potassium-transporting ATPase subunit KdpA — protein sequence MGDIPAGLLTILTLVAILALTHVPLGDYIARTFTSEKDLRVERAIYRVCGVSPRSQQRWTTYAVSVIAFSIVSFAALFALCLAQPYLPLARGAKMDVSTSFNTAISFVTNTNWQSYGGESGASPVLQTLGLTIQNFASAAVGLAVVVALIRGLARAESGTVGNFWVDLVRGTVRILFPLALIGAIVLLASGVIQDLSAPQVVHTLGGGTQTIQSGLVASQEAIKELGTNGGGYFNANSAHPFENPNAFTNIVEILMLLLIPFALPRAYGRMVGDRRQGYAVLGFMATLWAAGVAIITWAEASSATNALGAMEGKEVRFGVWSSALFAGSTTSTSTGAVNSLHESYSPLGGGTAIINMALGEVSPGGVGSGLYGALIIAILAVFIAGLMVGRTPELLGKSIGRKEITYAALYTVVTPALVLVGTGAALALSTARKGLLATGPHGLSEMLYAYTSASNNNGSAFAGLSADQPYLNTTLGVAMALGRFVPLVFVLALAGSLAAQRKRPPNDGTMPTHTTLFAGLMVGVALLVTGLTFLPALALGPLAEALS from the coding sequence ATGGGCGACATCCCCGCAGGGCTGCTGACGATCCTGACGCTCGTCGCGATCCTCGCCCTGACGCATGTCCCCCTGGGCGACTACATCGCGCGCACCTTCACCAGTGAGAAGGATCTGCGCGTCGAGCGGGCGATCTACCGCGTGTGCGGAGTCTCCCCACGCTCGCAACAGCGCTGGACGACGTACGCCGTCTCGGTCATCGCCTTCTCGATCGTCAGTTTTGCGGCGTTGTTCGCGCTCTGCCTCGCACAGCCGTACCTGCCCCTCGCGCGCGGCGCAAAAATGGACGTCAGCACCTCGTTCAACACCGCGATCTCCTTCGTCACCAACACCAACTGGCAGAGCTACGGTGGTGAATCCGGCGCCTCACCGGTCCTGCAGACCCTCGGCCTGACGATTCAGAACTTCGCCTCGGCCGCCGTCGGGCTGGCCGTCGTGGTTGCGCTGATCCGCGGGCTGGCCCGCGCGGAGTCCGGCACTGTCGGCAACTTCTGGGTCGATCTCGTGCGCGGCACCGTGCGGATCCTGTTCCCATTGGCCCTCATCGGCGCCATCGTGCTACTCGCCAGCGGCGTCATCCAGGATCTTTCCGCACCGCAGGTGGTGCATACCCTCGGCGGGGGTACCCAGACCATCCAGTCCGGCCTGGTCGCCAGCCAGGAGGCCATCAAGGAGCTCGGCACCAACGGCGGTGGTTACTTCAACGCCAACTCAGCGCACCCCTTCGAGAACCCGAACGCCTTCACCAACATCGTCGAGATCCTGATGCTGCTGCTCATCCCGTTCGCGCTGCCCCGTGCCTACGGGCGGATGGTCGGCGACCGTCGCCAGGGGTACGCCGTGCTGGGCTTCATGGCCACCCTCTGGGCGGCCGGCGTCGCGATCATCACCTGGGCCGAAGCATCGTCCGCGACCAACGCGCTGGGCGCGATGGAAGGCAAAGAGGTCCGCTTCGGAGTCTGGAGCTCGGCGCTCTTCGCGGGCTCCACGACCAGCACATCCACCGGCGCGGTGAACTCGCTGCACGAGAGTTACAGCCCGCTGGGCGGCGGTACCGCGATCATCAATATGGCGCTCGGTGAAGTCTCGCCAGGCGGGGTCGGATCGGGTCTGTACGGCGCGCTCATCATCGCGATCCTCGCGGTCTTCATCGCGGGCCTGATGGTCGGTCGTACCCCTGAGTTGCTGGGCAAGTCGATCGGCCGCAAGGAGATCACCTACGCGGCGCTCTACACCGTGGTAACGCCCGCGCTGGTCCTGGTCGGCACCGGGGCCGCACTCGCCCTGAGCACTGCCCGCAAGGGTCTGCTCGCCACCGGGCCACACGGGCTCAGCGAGATGCTCTACGCCTACACCTCGGCTTCCAACAACAACGGGTCCGCCTTTGCGGGCCTCAGCGCCGACCAGCCCTATCTGAACACGACGCTCGGCGTAGCAATGGCGCTCGGCCGGTTCGTGCCCCTTGTCTTCGTCCTCGCGTTGGCCGGCTCTCTTGCCGCGCAACGCAAGCGGCCACCGAACGACGGCACGATGCCCACCCATACGACCCTGTTCGCCGGGTTGATGGTCGGTGTCGCCCTGCTCGTCACCGGCTTGACCTTCCTACCTGCACTCGCGCTCGGCCCTCTCGCGGAGGCTCTTTCATGA